The following are encoded together in the Pseudomonas xantholysinigenes genome:
- a CDS encoding ABC transporter permease translates to MNAIISTPTTLISRQGLQLRPGLLLAWTTLGLLLLAVAFPNWLSPVDPLAADARLAYQPPSPAFWLGTDENGRDVLSRLIHGARPSLFIGLAATLVGLGAGTLLGLLAGLAPAWLDNLLMRAVDVLLAFPDLLLALVIITLFGQGTSNLILAVGVASVPRYARLVRAQTLSIRHAGFVEAAVTLGRRPLAVVAWHVLPNAVQPVLILACLGLGGAITAAAVLSFLGFGAPPPAPEWGAMMAVARNFMANAPWLMAWPALAITLTVIAISVIGRDWLRRSEGRSL, encoded by the coding sequence ATGAACGCGATCATTTCGACACCCACCACCTTGATCAGCAGGCAGGGTTTGCAATTGCGCCCGGGCCTGTTATTGGCCTGGACCACTCTGGGCCTACTGCTGCTGGCAGTTGCCTTCCCCAACTGGCTATCGCCCGTCGACCCCCTGGCCGCCGACGCGCGCCTGGCCTACCAGCCCCCAAGCCCGGCGTTTTGGCTGGGCACCGATGAAAATGGCCGCGATGTCCTCAGCCGCCTGATCCATGGCGCCCGGCCATCGCTGTTCATCGGCCTGGCCGCCACCCTGGTCGGCCTGGGCGCAGGCACGCTGCTGGGGTTGCTCGCCGGTCTCGCACCGGCCTGGCTGGACAACCTGCTGATGCGCGCCGTCGATGTGCTGCTGGCGTTTCCCGACCTGCTGCTGGCGCTGGTGATCATCACCCTGTTCGGCCAGGGCACCAGCAACCTGATCCTGGCCGTGGGCGTCGCCTCGGTGCCGCGCTATGCTCGGCTGGTCCGCGCGCAGACCCTGAGCATCCGCCACGCCGGCTTCGTCGAGGCCGCGGTGACCCTGGGCCGGCGGCCACTGGCAGTGGTTGCCTGGCATGTGCTGCCCAATGCCGTGCAACCGGTGCTGATCCTGGCTTGCCTGGGCCTGGGTGGCGCAATCACCGCCGCCGCGGTGCTCAGCTTCCTTGGTTTCGGCGCGCCGCCACCGGCGCCGGAATGGGGCGCGATGATGGCCGTGGCACGCAACTTCATGGCCAACGCGCCCTGGCTGATGGCCTGGCCCGCGTTGGCGATCACCCTGACCGTCATTGCCATCAGCGTCATTGGCCGTGACTGGCTGCGCCGTAGCGAGGGCAGAAGCCTATGA